Proteins co-encoded in one Quercus robur chromosome 8, dhQueRobu3.1, whole genome shotgun sequence genomic window:
- the LOC126693974 gene encoding uncharacterized protein LOC126693974, whose product MRVVVVTRTLEFVMEVGLQEPVIEIKMKIEQFLGVPVASQTLSVSGWELMDGLDMEDYPIVTEGTKIDLTFKSMIILPPLNHCSKVQILVKFSSRQFNIEVDTTETVRSLKEKIHIIDGTPIKRMSLFYCGIELQEDFRNLTEYGIHEFSEIIVFVKAINRLRDEPPSKRLSLVVQTSSSLLNAASIPVELKDSCTVNDLRQLLLSKKILPIDDYLFIHKQRIMRDNCSLRWHGVENGDPLYVFKGTISRNGY is encoded by the coding sequence ATGAGGGTAGTCGTTGTTACAAGGACACTCGAATTTGTAATGGAAGTGGGTCTCCAAGAACCtgttattgaaattaaaatgaaGATAGAACAATTTTTAGGTGTCCCTGTGGCTTCACAAACTCTCTCAGTATCTGGATGGGAGTTGATGGATGGACTTGACATGGAAGACTATCCAATTGTCACTGAAGGTACAAAAATTGACCTCACCTTCAAATCCATGATTATATTACCTCCGTTAAACCATTGTAGTAAAGTCCAAATTTTAGTGAAATTCTCATCTAGGCAGTTTAACATAGAGGTAGACACAACAGAAACTGTGCGTAGTCTAAAAGAGAAAATTCACATCATTGATGGCACACCCATCAAAAGAATGTCACTTTTCTATTGTGGGATAGAATTACAAGAAGACTTTCGCAATCTTACTGAGTATGGCATACACGAATTCTCAGAAATAATTGTGTTCGTCAAGGCCATAAATCGTCTAAGGGATGAACCTCCATCGAAAAGACTAAGTCTAGTGGTGCAAACTTCTTCTAGTTTGCTTAATGCAGCCAGCATTCCTGTGGAATTGAAGGATTCATGCACTGTAAATGACTTGAGGCAATTATTAttgagcaaaaaaattcttcccATTGATGATTATTTGTTTATACACAAGCAGAGGATTATGCGTGACAATTGCAGCCTCCGGTGGCATGGTGTTGAAAATGGGGACCCTCTCTATGTGTTCAAAGGAACTATCAGTAGAAATGGATATTGA
- the LOC126695370 gene encoding APO protein 4, mitochondrial has translation MALRKRPWQNVTGDLIGCVMHARFYSSKVDFNKLRPMILKRIESRAKDYPVRGMVPVAQEVLRARAALYQGVSTLLNVFPVMTCKFCPEVYIGEKGHLIQTCCGYKRRAKNRVHEWISGGLNDILVPVETFHLQNMFQDVIKHQQRFDFDRVPAVVELCWQAGANPYDEDMCSSNWNLENVSTAIEGAESLSPHELNLIANRTLRAWEILRTGVQKLLLVYSAKVCKYCSEVHVGPSGHKARLCGVFKYESWRGAHFWEKAEVDDLVPPKLVWKRRPQDPLVLVDAHRDFYGHAPAVVDLCTQAGIIAPTKYHCMMKVQGLSGPAQLKV, from the exons ATGGCTTTAAGGAAGAGACCATGGCAGAATGTTACGGGGGACTTGATTGGATGCGTTATGCACGCAAGGTTTTACAGCTCTAAGGTGGACTTTAACAAGCTGAGGCCAATGATTCTGAAAAGAATCGAAAGCCGAGCCAAGGACTACCCGGTTCGCGGCATGGTTCCCGTGGCTCAGGAGGTACTTAGGGCCCGAGCAGCCCTCTACCAAGGCGTCTCTACTCTCCTCAATGTCTTTCCTGTTATGACCTGCAA GTTTTGTCCAGAAGTGTATATTGGTGAGAAAGGTCATTTAATTCAGACTTGCTGTGGTTACAAGCGCCGTGCTAAGAATCGAGTTCATGAATGGATTAGTGGTGGTTTGAATGATATACTTGTTCCAGTAGAAACTTTTCATCTGCAGAACATGTTCCAAGATGTTATTAAGCACCAACAAAGGTTTGATTTTGACCGTGTTCCTGCAGTTGTCGAACTGTGCTGGCAGGCAGGAGCCAATCCATATGACGAAGATATGTGCTCCAGCAATTGGAACTTGGAAAATGTTTCCACTGCTATTGAAGGAGCTGAGTCTTTGTCGCCTCATGAACTGAATTTAATTGCCAATAGAACTCTGAGAGCATGGGAGATCCTCAGAACTGGTGTACAGAAATTGTTGTTGGTTTATTCGGCAAAAGTCTGTAAATACTGTTCAGAAGTTCATGTTGGGCCATCTGGACACAAGGCTAGGCTCTGTGGAGTATTTAAGTATGAGAGTTGGCGAGGAGCCCACTTCTGGGAAAAGGCAGAAGTAGATGATTTGGTGCCTCCTAAGCTTGTATGGAAGCGGCGGCCTCAGGATCCTCTTGTGCTTGTGGATGCACATAGGGATTTTTATGGACATGCACCAGCAGTTGTGGATTTGTGCACACAGGCTGGCATTATTGCACCAACAAAGTATCATTGTATGATGAAAGTGCAAGGTTTGTCAGGACCTGCTCAACTCAAAGTTTGA